Proteins from a genomic interval of Candidatus Hydrothermales bacterium:
- a CDS encoding adenylate kinase produces MRILFIGPPGAGKGTQAKKLSEIMGIPIISTGDLLRENVKKNTELGAIAKKYMEEGVLVPDDIMIKIVANALTDLDSFILDGFPRNLAQAQALDKMLENLNKSLTHVIYFDIDDEEIIKRLTSRRLCPQCNKIYNLNFDPPARDEVCDQCNVKLITRDDDKEEVIRNRLRVFKENTYPLVEYYEKKGILKVIEGKGDVGEINEKVRKILL; encoded by the coding sequence ATGAGGATTCTCTTTATAGGTCCCCCAGGAGCAGGGAAAGGAACACAGGCAAAAAAACTCTCTGAAATTATGGGTATCCCTATTATATCTACTGGAGATTTACTTAGAGAAAACGTAAAGAAAAATACAGAACTAGGTGCTATTGCAAAGAAATATATGGAAGAGGGTGTCCTCGTTCCAGATGATATAATGATTAAAATTGTGGCAAATGCCCTAACAGATCTTGATAGCTTCATCCTCGACGGATTTCCCAGAAACTTAGCCCAGGCCCAAGCTCTTGATAAAATGTTAGAAAATTTAAATAAATCTCTAACACATGTTATTTACTTTGATATAGATGATGAAGAAATAATAAAAAGATTAACTTCAAGAAGATTGTGCCCACAATGTAACAAGATATATAACCTTAACTTTGATCCTCCTGCCAGAGACGAGGTTTGTGATCAATGTAACGTTAAACTTATAACAAGGGATGATGATAAAGAGGAAGTAATAAGAAATAGATTGAGGGTTTTTAAAGAGAACACCTATCCTCTCGTGGAGTACTATGAAAAAAAAGGTATTCTTAAAGTTATAGAGGGTAAGGGAGACGTTGGTGAGATAAATGAAAAAGTTAGAAAGATACTTCTATGA
- the secY gene encoding preprotein translocase subunit SecY has translation MAKEPTIERIKNIFKIKDLKERFLFTALVLVIFRLGTHIPIPGIDVKALGELFAQQLRGSFLGLFDLFVGGALSRASILGIGIMPYISSSIIFQILTTSVPYLEKIQREGEAGRRRIEQWTRYLTVFVAAIQSFGIASLLTRFTSPSGAPIVPNPGLGFTLLTVITLSAGAVFCMWLGEQITERGIGNGASMLIFVGSLDTVPQEVLQTFNLLRSGAISLAGLFFALSILFLLTYSIVYVNLSSRRIPIQYARRVIGRRVYGGSSTYLPLKMTLAGVMAIIFAQSIMILPYSLGSFFPQLHDIMIYTHLFNPGHLLYDLIYAILIVFFNYFYTAVVLNPKEIADNLQKYSGFIPGVRAGDKTAEYIDNVLKRILLPGGIFIALVAILPYYISRITNVPFYFGGTRLLIIIGVAQDTLQQIESHLLTRQYEGLLQKGRFKGRRG, from the coding sequence TTATTTTTAGGTTAGGAACACACATACCTATCCCTGGAATCGACGTAAAGGCGCTGGGAGAACTTTTTGCACAGCAACTGAGAGGTTCATTTCTCGGTTTATTTGACCTTTTTGTTGGTGGAGCTCTTTCAAGAGCCTCTATTTTAGGCATTGGAATAATGCCTTACATATCCTCCTCTATTATATTTCAGATTCTCACAACATCTGTTCCTTATTTAGAGAAAATTCAAAGAGAAGGAGAGGCTGGAAGAAGAAGAATCGAACAGTGGACAAGATATTTAACCGTATTTGTTGCTGCAATCCAATCTTTTGGTATTGCCTCCCTTTTAACAAGATTTACTTCACCTTCAGGAGCCCCAATTGTCCCAAATCCTGGTCTGGGTTTTACCCTTTTAACCGTTATTACACTTTCTGCAGGTGCTGTTTTTTGTATGTGGTTAGGAGAACAAATTACAGAAAGAGGTATCGGAAATGGAGCCTCTATGCTTATTTTTGTTGGTTCTCTTGATACAGTTCCTCAAGAAGTCTTACAAACCTTTAACCTATTAAGAAGCGGCGCAATATCACTAGCAGGCCTTTTCTTTGCCCTTTCTATACTGTTTCTACTTACATACTCAATTGTTTACGTTAATCTTTCTTCAAGAAGAATTCCTATTCAATATGCAAGAAGAGTAATCGGAAGAAGGGTTTACGGAGGTTCCTCAACTTATTTACCTCTTAAAATGACACTTGCAGGTGTAATGGCTATAATTTTCGCTCAAAGCATAATGATTTTGCCCTATTCTTTAGGCTCTTTTTTCCCTCAACTACACGATATAATGATTTATACTCATCTTTTTAACCCAGGCCATCTTTTATATGATTTAATCTATGCTATTCTTATTGTTTTTTTTAACTATTTTTACACAGCCGTTGTTTTAAACCCTAAGGAAATAGCTGATAATTTGCAGAAATACTCCGGTTTCATACCAGGGGTGAGGGCAGGGGATAAAACTGCAGAGTACATCGATAATGTCTTAAAGAGAATTTTATTACCTGGAGGAATATTTATAGCTCTAGTTGCAATTTTACCCTATTACATTTCAAGAATTACAAATGTCCCCTTCTATTTTGGTGGAACAAGACTTTTAATAATAATAGGAGTAGCACAGGATACTCTCCAACAAATTGAATCACATCTTCTCACAAGACAATACGAGGGACTATTGCAAAAGGGTAGGTTCAAGGGAAGAAGAGGTTAA